GGTTTACCTAGTAAGCTAAAATTTAAAGAGGAAGTAGAGAAATATGCTTTTATGTGGAGGGATGGTGGACAATTTTCGACTAAAAAATATGAATCTGAAAATGTAAAAAAAAATAATATCTAATTAGCCAGTTTGAATTTTCTTTTCAACATATTCATGGATAACTTCTTTATCATTGCTATCTTCTTTTTTACCTTTTGGTTGATAAGCATAAAGCAAATGAAGTTTACAATAAGAAAAATCTTTTAAAGATGTTCTTCCACAAAAATAAAAAGATTTTTCATCAGGATGACCAATAGGCCATTTGCATGAATTATCATTTAGCTCCTCCAGTTGTTTTGGATTTTCTGGCTCAAAATCTTTCTCAATTATTAAAGATTTAAATCTATTTTTTCTACCTTTGCCCGTTTTAATTTTGTTACTTCCCTGATATTGTTTTGAGTTCTGATTAATACTTGAAGATCTGGTCTTAATTTTAGCAGAAAGATTTAATCTATGAGCTTTCCCAATAACTGCATTACGACTTATTCCACCTATTATCTCTGCAATTTGACTTGCAGTATTGCCTTTACCCCAAAGCTCTCTCAATTTTTCAACTTTTTCTTCAGTCCAACTCATTTAAAACTACATAATGTGTTAATTAAAATATGTAATACTATATAGGGGTTTTAATAAGATAATAACAAGCTGATATTTACAGTTATTAACAAAAAAATGAAAAAAAATTTCAATCCTGACTTGTATCAATGAAATCTTTAAATATAGAAGTATATTAATAAATTTTATGACCTATTTAGCAAAAAATTATAATAGAAAAAAAATCTCTTTTAAGTATGGAAAGGGAAGCTACCTATACACAAAAGATAATAAAAAGTATTTAGATTTTGTTCAAGGTATAGCAGTTAATTCTCTAGGACACGCACATCCAAAACTAATAAAAACAATAAATAGTCAATCAAAAAAACTTTGGCATGTTTCAAATGCTTTTCAAATCCCTGAGGGAGAAAAATTGGCTAAAAAAATATGCCAAAAAACATTTGCAGATTTTGTAATGTTTCAAAATAGTGGAGCAGAAGCTACAGAGGCAGCAATTAAAGTGGCTAGAAGATATTTTTATTCTATTGGAAAACCAGATAAAAATAGAATTTTATGTGTAAAAAACTCATTTCATGGAAGAACTTTAGCTGCAATTTATGCCAGTGGATCTAAAAAAATGACAGAGGGATTTGGCCCAAAAATATCAGGATTTGATCATTTTAGATTTGGAGACCACAAATCGCTCAAAAAAAAGATTACAAAAAAAACTGCAGCCATAATGATTGAACCAATCATGGGTGAAGGAGGGATTAAAGTAATTCCAGACTGGTGTTTAAAAGAATTAAGAAAATTATGTAATAAGAAAAAAATATTATTGATTTTAGATGAAGTGCAGTGTGGAATC
The DNA window shown above is from Candidatus Pelagibacter sp. RS39 and carries:
- a CDS encoding GcrA family cell cycle regulator — translated: MSWTEEKVEKLRELWGKGNTASQIAEIIGGISRNAVIGKAHRLNLSAKIKTRSSSINQNSKQYQGSNKIKTGKGRKNRFKSLIIEKDFEPENPKQLEELNDNSCKWPIGHPDEKSFYFCGRTSLKDFSYCKLHLLYAYQPKGKKEDSNDKEVIHEYVEKKIQTG
- a CDS encoding aspartate aminotransferase family protein; amino-acid sequence: MTYLAKNYNRKKISFKYGKGSYLYTKDNKKYLDFVQGIAVNSLGHAHPKLIKTINSQSKKLWHVSNAFQIPEGEKLAKKICQKTFADFVMFQNSGAEATEAAIKVARRYFYSIGKPDKNRILCVKNSFHGRTLAAIYASGSKKMTEGFGPKISGFDHFRFGDHKSLKKKITKKTAAIMIEPIMGEGGIKVIPDWCLKELRKLCNKKKILLILDEVQCGISRTGSFFSFEKSKIKPDIVPIAKGIGGGFPLGAVLMNKKVASGMVPGTHGSTFGGNPLAMAVGNTVMDIVSSKKFLKNVENLSKYFLIELKNIQEIYPHIIKSIRGKGFLIGIQLHKDQTTFIKKLMENRLLTIRASENVIRILPPLNVKKSDLDLSLKIINKVCKELN